The proteins below come from a single Burkholderia sp. FERM BP-3421 genomic window:
- the icd gene encoding NADP-dependent isocitrate dehydrogenase, translating to MPYQHIKVPEGGDKITVNKDYSLNVSDQPIIPYIEGDGTGFDITPVMIKVVDAAVEKSYGGKRKIHWMEIYAGEKATRVYGPDVWLPEESLQVLKEYVVSIKGPLTTPVGGGIRSLNVALRQELDLYVCLRPVRYFKGVPSPVREPEKTDMVIFRENSEDIYAGIEWAAESEQAKKVIRFLRDEMGVKKIRFPDTSGIGIKPVSREGTERLVRKAIQYAIDNNRKSVTLVHKGNIMKFTEGAFRDYGYALAQKEFGAELIDGGPWMRIKNPKTGAEIVIKDSIADAFLQQILLRPAEYDVIATLNLNGDYISDALAAQVGGIGIAPGANLSDSVAMFEATHGTAPKYAGKDYVNPGSEILSAEMMLRHLGWTEAADAIIAAMAKSIQQKRVTYDFARLMEGATQVSCSGFGQVLIENM from the coding sequence ATGCCGTATCAGCACATCAAGGTTCCGGAGGGCGGTGACAAGATCACCGTCAACAAAGATTACTCGCTCAATGTGTCCGATCAGCCGATCATTCCCTATATCGAAGGGGACGGCACGGGCTTCGATATCACGCCGGTGATGATCAAGGTGGTCGACGCGGCGGTCGAGAAGTCCTACGGCGGCAAGCGCAAGATCCACTGGATGGAGATCTACGCGGGCGAGAAGGCGACCAGGGTATACGGCCCGGACGTCTGGCTGCCGGAAGAGTCGCTGCAGGTGCTGAAGGAATACGTGGTGTCGATCAAGGGGCCGCTCACGACCCCGGTCGGCGGCGGGATCCGTTCGCTGAACGTCGCGCTGCGCCAGGAGCTGGACCTCTACGTGTGCCTGCGCCCGGTGCGCTACTTCAAGGGCGTGCCGTCGCCCGTGCGCGAGCCGGAAAAGACCGACATGGTGATCTTCCGCGAGAACTCGGAGGACATCTACGCCGGCATCGAGTGGGCGGCCGAGTCGGAGCAGGCCAAGAAGGTGATCCGCTTCCTGCGCGACGAGATGGGCGTGAAGAAGATCCGCTTCCCGGACACCTCGGGCATCGGCATCAAGCCGGTGTCGCGCGAAGGCACGGAGCGTCTTGTGCGCAAGGCGATCCAGTACGCGATCGACAACAACCGCAAGTCGGTCACGCTGGTCCACAAGGGCAACATCATGAAGTTCACGGAAGGCGCGTTCCGTGACTACGGCTATGCGCTCGCGCAGAAGGAATTCGGCGCCGAGCTGATCGACGGCGGCCCGTGGATGCGCATCAAGAATCCGAAGACGGGTGCGGAGATCGTGATCAAGGATTCGATCGCGGACGCGTTCCTCCAGCAGATCCTGCTGCGCCCGGCCGAATACGACGTGATCGCGACGTTGAACCTGAACGGCGACTACATCTCCGACGCGCTGGCCGCCCAGGTCGGCGGGATCGGCATCGCGCCGGGCGCGAACCTGTCGGATTCGGTCGCGATGTTCGAGGCCACGCACGGCACGGCGCCGAAGTACGCGGGCAAGGATTACGTGAATCCGGGTTCGGAAATCCTCTCGGCGGAAATGATGCTGCGCCACCTCGGCTGGACCGAGGCGGCCGATGCGATCATCGCCGCGATGGCGAAGTCGATCCAGCAGAAGCGCGTCACGTACGACTTCGCGCGCCTGATGGAAGGCGCGACCCAGGTGTCGTGTTCCGGCTTCGGTCAGGTGCTGATCGAGAACATGTAA
- the clpS gene encoding ATP-dependent Clp protease adapter ClpS — translation MAIIPDKQDSTVLERKEQKLKPPSMFKVVLLNDDFTPMEFVVMVVQEYFKKDRETATQIMLKVHREGRGVCGVYTRDIASTKVEQVVTHARQAGHPLQCVMEEA, via the coding sequence ATGGCGATTATCCCGGACAAGCAGGACAGCACCGTCCTGGAACGCAAGGAGCAGAAACTCAAGCCGCCTTCGATGTTTAAGGTGGTGCTCCTCAACGACGATTTCACGCCGATGGAGTTTGTCGTGATGGTCGTGCAGGAGTATTTCAAGAAGGATCGCGAAACAGCGACGCAGATTATGTTGAAAGTGCATCGCGAAGGGCGGGGGGTTTGTGGGGTCTATACGCGAGACATCGCGTCGACCAAGGTCGAGCAAGTCGTTACCCATGCGCGGCAGGCAGGGCATCCGCTGCAGTGCGTGATGGAGGAAGCATGA
- a CDS encoding cold-shock protein, which yields MATGIVKWFNDAKGFGFITPDEGGEDLFAHFSAINMQGFKTLKEGQKVSFEVVQGPKGKQASNIQAA from the coding sequence ATGGCAACTGGTATTGTCAAATGGTTCAATGACGCGAAGGGCTTTGGCTTCATCACGCCCGACGAGGGCGGTGAAGATCTGTTTGCACATTTCTCGGCAATCAACATGCAGGGCTTCAAGACCCTGAAGGAAGGCCAGAAAGTGAGCTTCGAGGTCGTGCAAGGGCCGAAGGGCAAGCAAGCATCGAACATCCAGGCTGCCTGA
- a CDS encoding NADP-dependent isocitrate dehydrogenase: protein MSNSPKIIYTLTDEAPALATYSLLPIVEAFTRPSGVAVETRDISLAGRIVAAFPERLSPEQKSADALAELGQLTTRPEANIIKLPNISASVPQLKAAIAELQAQGYALPDYPEHPANDAEKDAKARYDKIKGSAVNPVLREGNSDRRAPLSVKNYARKHPHKMGAWRADSKAHVAHMSAGDFYGSERSALIGAAGSVRIELTAAGGATTVLKEKTALKAGEIIDASVMSKKALRAFLAEQVEDAKRKEVLFSVHLKATMMKVSDPIIFGHAVSVFYQDVLDKHAGVLAQAGFNPNNGIGDLYARLKDLPDDARAAIEADLKAEYARRPQLAMVNSDKGITSLHVPSDVIVDASMPAMIRESGCMWGPDGALYDAKAVIPDRCYAGVYQAVIEDCKQHGAFDPVTMGSVPNVGLMAQAAEEYGSHDKTFQIAADGVVRVIDEAGQVLLEHAVEAGDIWRMCQTKDAPVQDWVKLAVSRARATGAPAVFWLDPARAHDAQVIRKVEQYLKDHDTSGLDIRVMTPVDATRFSLDRIRAGQDTISVTGNVLRDYLTDLFPIMELGTSAKMLSIVPLMAGGGMFETGAGGSAPKHVQQFVEEGFLRWDSLGEFLALAASLEHLGNAYANPRALVLAKTLDQATGKFLDENKSPARKVGGIDNRGSHFYLCFYWAQALAAQTEDAALQAQFAGVAKALADHEARILEELAAAQGKPVDIGGYYRPNVALTSQAMRPSATLNGIIDAIA, encoded by the coding sequence ATGTCCAATTCGCCGAAGATCATCTACACCCTCACTGACGAAGCGCCCGCGCTCGCCACCTATTCGCTGCTGCCGATCGTCGAGGCATTCACGCGTCCGTCGGGCGTCGCGGTCGAAACCCGCGACATCTCGCTCGCGGGCCGCATCGTCGCCGCTTTCCCGGAGCGCCTGTCGCCCGAGCAGAAGAGCGCCGACGCGCTCGCCGAGCTGGGCCAGCTCACCACCCGGCCGGAAGCGAACATCATCAAGCTGCCGAACATCAGCGCATCGGTGCCGCAGCTGAAGGCCGCGATCGCGGAGCTGCAGGCGCAGGGCTACGCGCTGCCCGACTATCCGGAGCATCCGGCGAACGATGCCGAGAAGGACGCCAAGGCGCGCTACGACAAGATCAAGGGCAGCGCGGTGAACCCGGTGCTGCGCGAAGGCAACTCGGACCGCCGCGCACCGTTGTCGGTCAAGAACTACGCACGCAAGCACCCGCACAAGATGGGCGCGTGGCGCGCGGATTCGAAGGCGCACGTCGCGCACATGAGCGCCGGCGACTTCTACGGCAGCGAGCGTTCGGCGCTGATCGGCGCGGCGGGCAGCGTGCGCATCGAGCTGACGGCAGCCGGCGGCGCGACGACGGTGCTGAAGGAAAAGACCGCGCTGAAGGCGGGTGAGATCATCGATGCGTCGGTGATGAGCAAGAAGGCGCTGCGCGCCTTCCTCGCCGAGCAGGTCGAGGACGCGAAGCGCAAGGAAGTGCTGTTCTCGGTGCACCTGAAGGCGACGATGATGAAGGTCTCGGATCCGATCATCTTCGGCCACGCGGTCTCGGTGTTCTACCAGGACGTGCTCGACAAGCACGCGGGCGTGCTCGCGCAGGCGGGCTTCAATCCGAACAACGGCATCGGCGACCTGTACGCGCGCCTCAAGGATCTGCCCGACGACGCGCGCGCCGCGATCGAGGCCGACCTGAAGGCCGAATACGCGCGTCGCCCGCAGCTCGCGATGGTCAATTCGGACAAGGGCATCACCAGCCTGCACGTGCCGAGCGACGTGATCGTCGACGCCTCGATGCCGGCGATGATCCGCGAGTCGGGCTGCATGTGGGGCCCCGACGGCGCGCTGTACGACGCCAAGGCGGTGATTCCGGACCGCTGCTACGCGGGCGTCTACCAGGCCGTGATCGAGGACTGCAAGCAGCACGGCGCGTTCGATCCGGTGACGATGGGCAGCGTGCCGAACGTCGGCCTGATGGCGCAGGCGGCCGAAGAATACGGTTCGCACGACAAGACCTTCCAGATCGCGGCCGACGGCGTCGTGCGCGTGATCGACGAGGCGGGCCAGGTGCTGCTCGAGCATGCGGTCGAAGCCGGCGACATCTGGCGCATGTGCCAGACCAAGGACGCTCCGGTGCAGGATTGGGTCAAGCTCGCGGTGAGCCGCGCTCGCGCGACCGGCGCGCCGGCCGTGTTCTGGCTCGATCCGGCGCGCGCGCACGATGCGCAGGTGATCCGCAAGGTCGAGCAGTATCTGAAGGATCACGACACCAGCGGTCTCGACATCCGCGTCATGACCCCCGTGGACGCGACGCGTTTCTCGCTCGATCGGATTCGCGCGGGCCAGGACACGATCTCGGTCACCGGCAACGTGCTGCGCGATTACCTGACCGACCTGTTCCCGATCATGGAACTCGGCACCAGCGCGAAGATGCTGTCGATCGTGCCGCTGATGGCGGGCGGCGGGATGTTCGAGACGGGCGCGGGCGGTTCGGCGCCGAAGCACGTGCAGCAGTTCGTCGAGGAAGGCTTCCTGCGCTGGGATTCGCTCGGCGAATTCCTCGCGCTCGCCGCGTCGCTCGAGCACCTCGGCAACGCCTACGCGAACCCGCGTGCGCTGGTGCTCGCGAAGACGCTCGATCAGGCGACCGGCAAGTTCCTCGACGAGAACAAGTCGCCGGCGCGCAAGGTCGGCGGCATCGACAATCGCGGCAGCCATTTCTATCTGTGCTTCTACTGGGCGCAGGCGCTCGCCGCGCAGACCGAGGACGCCGCGTTGCAGGCGCAGTTCGCGGGCGTCGCGAAGGCGCTCGCCGACCATGAGGCGCGCATCCTGGAAGAACTGGCCGCCGCGCAGGGCAAGCCGGTGGACATCGGCGGCTACTACCGCCCGAACGTCGCGCTGACGAGCCAGGCGATGCGCCCGAGTGCGACACTGAACGGCATCATCGACGCGATCGCCTGA
- a CDS encoding multicopper oxidase family protein, which translates to MLRRQFLARTLGAAVGTLVTRAALAQGHAMRAMPGMAPMPGMSDMADAGDALPLAAADALPAGAPLAPLRVLANESREAGMFRATLTVQPVARPLLPGAAPTPFWQYGAERDGPVVGPLIDVREGDTVEIRVVNHLKQPTTIHWHGLPVPPDQDGNPSEPIAPGATHVYRFTLPKGSAGTYWYHPHPHMMTAEQVFRGLAGPFIVRAADDPLAGWPEQCLFFSDLKLARDGSIPPNDMMDWMNGREGQFVLVNGARRPRLTVDGDARWRLWNACSARYLRITFDDGRPFTQVGTDGGLFDAPREVTSLLLAPGERAEVLVRAGERPARAVLTAGEYDRSKMGMSDDGHDTLPADPALPLADVAFDPAPARAVPARLRAVPALGAPGARKEVVLSEAMDMDAMMNGPTHGRPAGMRFMINGRTYEPHRATFTSRRGEIELWTIRNETDMDHPFHLHGTQFQVVERERAGTKTPEPYRAWRDTVNLAKGEVVRVLTVQLERGERMFHCHILEHEDLGMMGTLKVV; encoded by the coding sequence ATGCTACGCAGGCAATTTCTGGCGCGCACGCTCGGCGCCGCGGTTGGTACGCTGGTGACGCGCGCGGCGTTGGCGCAGGGGCACGCCATGCGCGCGATGCCCGGCATGGCGCCGATGCCCGGGATGTCGGACATGGCGGATGCAGGCGATGCGCTGCCGCTCGCGGCGGCCGATGCGTTGCCGGCCGGCGCGCCGCTCGCGCCGTTGCGCGTGCTCGCGAACGAGAGCCGGGAAGCCGGCATGTTCCGGGCGACGCTGACCGTGCAGCCGGTCGCGCGGCCGCTGCTCCCGGGCGCGGCGCCCACCCCGTTCTGGCAGTACGGCGCGGAGCGCGACGGGCCGGTGGTGGGGCCGCTGATCGACGTGCGCGAGGGCGATACCGTCGAGATCCGCGTCGTCAATCACCTGAAGCAGCCGACCACGATTCATTGGCACGGGCTGCCGGTGCCGCCCGATCAGGACGGCAATCCGTCCGAGCCGATCGCGCCCGGCGCGACGCATGTCTATCGCTTCACGTTGCCGAAGGGCAGCGCGGGCACCTACTGGTATCACCCGCATCCGCACATGATGACGGCGGAACAGGTGTTCCGCGGCCTGGCCGGGCCGTTCATCGTGCGGGCCGCCGACGATCCGCTCGCGGGTTGGCCGGAGCAATGCCTGTTCTTCTCGGACCTGAAGCTTGCACGCGACGGCTCGATTCCGCCAAACGACATGATGGACTGGATGAACGGCCGCGAAGGGCAGTTCGTGCTGGTCAACGGCGCGCGCCGCCCGCGGCTGACGGTCGACGGCGATGCGCGCTGGCGCCTGTGGAACGCGTGCAGCGCGCGCTACTTGCGCATCACCTTCGACGACGGTCGGCCGTTCACGCAGGTCGGCACCGACGGCGGCCTGTTCGACGCGCCGCGCGAAGTCACGTCGCTGCTGCTCGCGCCGGGCGAGCGCGCCGAGGTGCTGGTGCGCGCGGGCGAGCGTCCCGCGCGGGCGGTGCTGACGGCGGGTGAATACGATCGCAGCAAGATGGGGATGTCGGACGACGGCCACGACACGCTGCCGGCCGACCCGGCGCTGCCGCTCGCCGACGTCGCGTTCGACCCGGCGCCCGCGCGCGCGGTGCCGGCGCGCCTGCGCGCGGTGCCCGCGCTCGGCGCGCCCGGCGCGCGCAAGGAGGTGGTGCTCAGCGAGGCGATGGACATGGACGCGATGATGAACGGCCCGACGCACGGGCGGCCGGCCGGCATGCGTTTCATGATCAACGGCCGCACCTACGAACCGCATCGCGCGACGTTCACGAGCCGGCGCGGCGAGATCGAGTTATGGACGATCCGTAACGAAACCGACATGGATCATCCGTTCCACCTGCACGGTACGCAGTTCCAGGTGGTCGAGCGCGAGCGTGCGGGCACGAAGACGCCCGAGCCCTACCGCGCATGGCGCGATACGGTGAACCTGGCGAAAGGGGAGGTGGTGCGCGTGCTCACGGTGCAGCTGGAACGGGGCGAGCGGATGTTCCACTGCCATATCCTCGAGCATGAGGATCTCGGCATGATGGGAACGTTGAAAGTCGTTTGA
- the clpA gene encoding ATP-dependent Clp protease ATP-binding subunit ClpA, with the protein MIAQELEVSLHMAFMEARQARHEFITVEHLLLALLDNPTAAEVLRACAANIEDLRQNLRNFIHDNTPTVPGTDDVDTQPTLGFQRVIQRAIMHVQSTSNGKKEVTGANVLVAIFGEKDSHAVYYLQQQGVTRLDVVNFISHGIAKTSGGEAAKSSDANAEGEDANAQKETPLAQFTQNLNQMAKDGRIDPLIGRESEVERVVQVLCRRRKNNPLLVGEAGVGKTAIAEGLAYRITRGEVPDILANAQVYSLDMGALLAGTKYRGDFEQRLKTVLKELKERPHAILFIDEIHTLIGAGAASGGTLDASNLLKPALSSGTLKCIGATTFTEYRGIFEKDAALSRRFQKVDVTEPSVEQTVAILRGLKSRFEEHHGVKYSSGALSAAAELSARFITDRHLPDKAIDVIDEAGAAQRILPKSKQKKTIGKSEIEEIISKIARVPPQSVSQDDRSKLQTLDRDLKSVVFGQDPAIDALAASIKMARAGLGKMDKPIGAFLFSGPTGVGKTEVARQLAFTLGIELIRFDMSEYMERHAVSRLIGAPPGYVGFDQGGLLTEAVTKKPHCVLLLDEIEKAHPDIYNVLLQVMDHGTLTDNNGRKADFRNVIIIMTTNAGAESMQKATIGFTTRRETGDEMADIKRLFTPEFRNRLDSIISFRSLDEEIIMRVVDKFLIQLEEQLHEKKVDALFTDALRKHLAKHGFDPLMGARPMQRLIQDTIRRALADELLFGKLLNGGHVTVDVDESDKVSLSFDKAATPPSKSEEAVELE; encoded by the coding sequence ATGATTGCCCAGGAATTGGAAGTCAGCCTGCATATGGCGTTCATGGAAGCGCGCCAGGCGCGGCATGAGTTCATTACGGTCGAACATCTTTTACTGGCCCTGCTGGACAACCCGACAGCAGCCGAGGTGTTGCGCGCGTGCGCGGCGAACATCGAGGACCTGCGTCAGAACCTGCGCAACTTCATCCACGACAATACGCCCACCGTGCCGGGCACCGACGACGTCGACACGCAGCCGACGCTCGGTTTCCAGCGCGTGATCCAGCGGGCGATCATGCACGTGCAGTCGACGTCCAACGGCAAGAAGGAAGTGACGGGCGCGAATGTGCTCGTCGCGATCTTCGGCGAGAAGGACTCGCACGCGGTCTACTACCTGCAGCAGCAGGGCGTGACGCGTCTCGACGTCGTCAACTTCATCTCGCACGGCATCGCGAAGACGAGCGGCGGCGAGGCCGCGAAGTCGAGCGACGCGAACGCCGAGGGCGAGGACGCGAACGCGCAGAAGGAAACGCCGCTGGCGCAGTTCACGCAGAACCTCAACCAGATGGCGAAGGACGGCCGCATCGATCCGCTGATCGGGCGCGAGTCCGAGGTCGAGCGCGTCGTGCAGGTGCTGTGCCGCCGCCGCAAGAATAATCCGCTGCTGGTTGGCGAGGCCGGGGTCGGCAAGACCGCGATCGCCGAAGGGCTCGCGTACCGCATCACGCGCGGCGAGGTGCCGGACATCCTCGCGAATGCGCAGGTCTATTCGCTCGACATGGGCGCGCTGCTCGCGGGCACCAAGTATCGCGGCGACTTCGAGCAGCGTCTGAAGACGGTGCTGAAGGAACTGAAGGAGCGTCCGCACGCGATCCTGTTCATCGACGAAATCCACACGCTGATCGGCGCGGGCGCCGCGTCGGGCGGCACGCTCGATGCATCCAACCTGCTCAAGCCGGCGCTGTCGTCGGGTACGCTCAAGTGCATCGGCGCGACCACCTTCACCGAATATCGCGGCATCTTCGAGAAGGATGCGGCGCTGTCGCGGCGCTTCCAGAAGGTCGACGTGACCGAGCCGTCCGTCGAGCAGACGGTGGCGATCCTGCGCGGCCTGAAGTCGCGCTTCGAGGAACACCACGGCGTCAAGTATTCGTCGGGCGCGCTGTCCGCCGCCGCCGAACTGTCGGCGCGCTTCATCACCGACCGTCATCTGCCGGACAAGGCGATCGACGTGATCGACGAGGCGGGCGCGGCGCAGCGGATCCTGCCGAAGTCGAAGCAGAAGAAGACGATCGGCAAGAGCGAGATCGAGGAAATCATCTCGAAGATCGCGCGCGTTCCGCCGCAAAGCGTGTCGCAGGACGACCGCAGCAAGCTGCAGACGCTCGACCGCGACCTGAAGAGCGTCGTGTTCGGCCAGGATCCGGCGATCGATGCGCTCGCCGCGTCGATCAAGATGGCGCGCGCGGGGCTCGGCAAGATGGACAAGCCGATCGGCGCGTTCCTGTTCTCCGGCCCGACGGGCGTCGGCAAGACCGAGGTGGCGCGGCAGCTCGCGTTCACGCTCGGCATCGAGCTGATCCGCTTCGACATGTCGGAGTACATGGAGCGTCACGCGGTGAGTCGCCTGATCGGCGCGCCGCCCGGCTACGTCGGTTTCGACCAGGGCGGGCTGCTGACCGAGGCGGTCACGAAGAAGCCGCATTGCGTGCTGCTGCTCGACGAGATCGAGAAGGCGCATCCGGATATCTACAACGTGCTGCTGCAGGTGATGGATCACGGCACGCTGACCGACAACAACGGCCGCAAGGCGGATTTCCGCAACGTCATCATCATCATGACGACGAACGCGGGCGCCGAATCGATGCAGAAGGCGACGATCGGCTTCACGACGCGCCGCGAGACGGGCGACGAGATGGCCGACATCAAGCGTCTGTTCACGCCGGAGTTCCGCAACCGCCTCGACTCGATCATCAGCTTCCGCTCGCTCGATGAGGAAATCATCATGCGCGTGGTCGACAAGTTCCTGATCCAGCTCGAGGAGCAGCTGCACGAGAAGAAGGTCGATGCGTTGTTCACCGATGCGCTGCGCAAGCATCTCGCCAAGCACGGCTTCGATCCGCTGATGGGCGCGCGGCCGATGCAGCGCCTGATCCAGGACACGATCCGGCGCGCGCTGGCCGACGAGCTGCTGTTCGGCAAGCTGCTGAACGGCGGGCACGTGACGGTCGATGTCGACGAGAGCGACAAGGTATCGCTGTCGTTCGACAAGGCCGCGACGCCGCCGAGCAAGTCCGAGGAAGCGGTCGAGCTTGAATAG